In Rhododendron vialii isolate Sample 1 chromosome 9a, ASM3025357v1, the following are encoded in one genomic region:
- the LOC131300886 gene encoding chalcone synthase 1-like, with amino-acid sequence MIKKRYVYLTEEILKENPSVCEYMAPSLDARQDMVVVEVPKLGKEAATKAIQEWGQPKSKITHLVFCTSTGVDMPGADYQLTKLLGLRPSVNRLMIYFQGCFAGGTVLRVAKDLAENNKGARVLAVCSEITAAIFRGPSDTHLDALVGQAMFGDGTAAIIVGADPIPGVEKSLFELVSATQTILPDSEGAMGGKILEAGSTVHFVKEVPGLISKNIEKALTDVFQPLGISDWNSIFWAPHPGGRGILDQLESKLGLKPEKLRASRHVLSEYGNMASACVLFVLDEIRKKSAEEGLKTTGEGLEWGVLFGFGPGLTVETVVLHSLCP; translated from the coding sequence ATGATCAAAAAGCGTTACGTGTACCTAACTGAAGAAATCCTAAAGGAAAATCCCAGTGTATGCGAGTACATGGCGCCTTCCCTGGACGCTAGACAGGACATGGTCGTGGTGGAAGTCCCCAAACTTGGAAAAGAGGCTGCCACAAAGGCCATACAGGAATGGGGCCAGCCCAAATCCAAAATCACCCACTTGGTCTTCTGCACCTCCACTGGTGTTGACATGCCGGGTGCCGATTACCAGCTCACCaagctcctcggcctccgcccCTCCGTCAACCGCCTCATGATCTACTTCCAAGGTTGCTTCGCTGGTGGTACTGTCCTCCGCGTAGCCAAAGATTTGGCAGAGAACAACAAGGGCGCAAGGGTTCTAGCTGTGTGTTCTGAGATCACGGCTGCCATTTTTCGCGGGCCTAGCGACACCCATCTTGACGCTCTAGTTGGCCAGGCAATGTTTGGAGATGGCACAGCTGCTATTATCGTAGGCGCAGACCCGATACCCGGAGTTGAAAAGTCATTGTTCGAGTTGGTCTCCGCAACCCAAACCATTCTGCCCGATAGCGAAGGGGCCATGGGTGGAAAGATTCTCGAAGCGGGCAGTACTGTCCACTTTGTCAAGGAGGTTCCAGGGCTCATCTCCAAGAACATAGAGAAGGCCCTAACAGACGTGTTTCAACCCTTGGGAATCTCAGATTGGAACTCCATCTTCTGGGCTCCGCACCCTGGCGGGCGTGGTATTCTAGACCAACTGGAGTCGAAGCTGGGCCTTAAGCCGGAGAAGCTACGGGCCTCGAGGCATGTGCTGAGCGAATACGGTAATATGGCAAGCGCATGTGTGTTGTTCGTCTTGGATGAGATAAGGAAGAAGTCAGCGGAAGAAGGGCTCAAGACCACCGGCGAGGGGCTCGAGTGGGGCGTGCTCTTTGGGTTTGGACCTGGGCTCACTGTTGAGACTGTGGTGCTCCATAGTTTGTGCCCCTGA